The genomic segment TCGGCCTGCCCGCCAAGTTCTGGGACTGGACGGCCATGAACCGGGCACTCTTCCCGCTCGGCGTCGACGTCATCCTGACCAACCGGGATGCCGTCACCTGTCTGCCCCGCACCACCAAGACCGAGGTCACCGCATGTACGTAGCCGTCAAAGGCGGCGAGACCGCCATCAGCAACGCGCACAACCTGCTGGCCGACGAACGGCGGGGTGACCGCGAGATTCCGGAGGTCAGCGTCGACCAAATCGCCAGCCAGCTTGGCCACGCGGTCGATCGGGTGATGACCGAAGGTTCGCTCTATGACCGCGAACTCGCCGCCCTGGCGATCAAGCAAGCCCAGGGCGACCTCGTTGAAGCAATTTTTCTGCTGCGCGCCTACCGCACGACCTTGCCGCGCTTCGCCGCGACCCAACCGATCGATACGGGCGCCATGGACGTACGCCGCCGTATCTCCGCGACGTTCAAGGACCTGCCCGGCGGTCAGGTTCTGGGACCGACCTATGATTACACCCACCGCCTGTTGGACTTCGATCTGATGGAGACCGACGCGGAACGGCCGACGGCTTATGCCACCTGCAACCACCGGGATGAAGCGATGCCGCGGGTCAGCGACATTCTGGGTCACGAGGGCCTGCTCGAACCCATCGATGCCGGGGCTGAGAACGGCGATGTCGGCGACATCACGCGCGAGCCCATGCGATTTCCGGCCGACCGCGATGTGCGTCTGCAGAACCTGGCGCGTGGCGATGAGGGTTTTCTGTTGGCGCTCGGCTACTCGACCCAGCGCGGCTTCGGCGGCACCCACCCGTTCGCCGGCGAAATCCGCATGGGCGAGGTGGCGGTCGAACTGACGCCCGACGAGCTCGACTTCCCGATCGACATCGGCGAGGTCACGGTTACCGAATGCGAGC from the Pseudomonadota bacterium genome contains:
- a CDS encoding carbon-phosphorus lyase complex subunit PhnI, giving the protein MYVAVKGGETAISNAHNLLADERRGDREIPEVSVDQIASQLGHAVDRVMTEGSLYDRELAALAIKQAQGDLVEAIFLLRAYRTTLPRFAATQPIDTGAMDVRRRISATFKDLPGGQVLGPTYDYTHRLLDFDLMETDAERPTAYATCNHRDEAMPRVSDILGHEGLLEPIDAGAENGDVGDITREPMRFPADRDVRLQNLARGDEGFLLALGYSTQRGFGGTHPFAGEIRMGEVAVELTPDELDFPIDIGEVTVTECELVNQFHGDEEHLPQFTRGYGLSFGQAERKSMAMALVDRALRAEELGEEIGYPAQNQEFVLYHADNVEASGFVQHLKLPHYVDFQSELELVRRLRRERAEANAAPVNNQEQEAAE